In Haematobia irritans isolate KBUSLIRL chromosome 1, ASM5000362v1, whole genome shotgun sequence, a genomic segment contains:
- the LOC142220581 gene encoding ubiquitin has product MQIIIKVLKGQDCSLDVTPSTTIYEIKQEIEKRLNIPLSSQKILILGRTLNDDQSISSYPNIKDGTKLNLIVIKQDLKDIIHRSFRKYYNETQATVLTKEFLLDFDKKLKEFSLDDIERLAEQHIS; this is encoded by the exons atGCAAATCATAATAAAAGTTCTTAAAGGTCAGGATTGTAGCTTGGAT GTTACACCATCCACCACCATATATGAAATCAAGCAGGAAATAGAAAAGAGACTAAATATACCCTTGAGTTCTCAGAAAATATTAATCCTTGGCAGGACATTGAATGATGACCAATCAATTTCatcatatccaaatattaaagatggaaccaaattaaatttgattgtaatcaaacaagaccttaaagatattatACACCGTTCATTTCGCAAATACTACAATGAAACTCAAGCAACTGTACTTACCAAAGAGTTTTTAttggatttcgataaaaaactTAAGGAATTCAGTCTGGACGATATAGAGAGGCTAGCCGAGCAGCACATATCATAA
- the Prx5 gene encoding peroxiredoxin 5, translated as MLIGRVFRNPVLKINSIRQISTSLLTMAPVKVGEKLPAVDLFEDSPANKINTGDLTSGKKVIIFGVPGAFTPGCSKTHLPGYVASADSLKSEQKVDEIVCVSVNDPFVMSAWGKEHNAGGKVRMLADPKAAFAKALDLTIDLPPLGGVRAKRFSMVVENGSVVELNVEPDGTGLSCSLANNIGKK; from the exons ATGCTAATTGGCCGCGTATTCCGCAATCCCGTGTTGAAGATAAACTCCATTCGCCAAATCTCCACATCATTATTGACAATGGCTCCAGTTAAA GTTGGTGAAAAATTACCCGCTGTGGACCTCTTCGAAGACTCTCCAGCCAACAAAATTAATACTGGCGACTTAACTTCTGGAAAGAAAGTCATTATCTTCGGTGTTCCCGGTGCATTTACTCCAGGCTGCTCTAAG ACGCATTTACCCGGCTATGTCGCATCAGCAGACAGCCTTAAATCAGAACAGAAAGTCGATGAAATTGTATGTGTATCTGTCAATGACCCTTTTGTCATGTCAGCTTGGGGCAAGGAACACAATGCCGGTGGGAAAGTCCGCATGTTGGCTGATCCAAAAGCTGCATTTGCAAAAGCTTTAGATTTAACCATAGATCTGCCACCTCTAGGCGGTGTACGTGCGAAACGTTTTTCTATGGTAGTTGAAAATGGCTCTGTTGTTGAATTAAATGTCGAACCAGACGGAACTGGCCTAAGTTGCTCTTTGGCAAATAACATTGGCAAGAAATAA
- the Cbp20 gene encoding cap binding protein 20 gives MSSSSIDLSSYRDQHFKGSRSEQERSLRESSTLYVGNMSFYTTEEQIHELFSRCGEVRRIVMGLDKYKKTPCGFCFVEYYSRSEAEMAMRYVNGTRLDDRLIRVDWDAGFIEGRQYGRGKTGGQVRDEYRTDYDAGRGGYGKLLSQKLEIGPKC, from the exons atgtcTAGCAGTTCCATAGATTTAAGTTCTTACCGCGATCAGCATTTTAAA GGCTCCCGATCTGAACAAGAACGATCCTTGCGAGAGTCAAGCACATTGTATGTAGGCAATATGTCTTTTTACACCACAGAAGAACAAATACACGAACTCTTCTCACGATGCGGAGAGGTACGACGTATAGTGATGGGATtagacaaatataaaaaaacgccTTGCGGATTTTGCTTCGTAGAATATTATAGCCGCAGTGAAGCCGAGATGGCAATGAG gtatGTAAATGGTACGAGATTGGACGATCGATTGATTCGTGTGGACTGGGATGCTGGATTTATTGAAGGCCGCCAATATGGTAGAGGTAAAACTGGAGGACAGGTGCGAGATGAATATCGCACAGATTATGATGCCGGAAGGGGTGGCTATGGCAAACTATTATCACAGAAACTTGAAATTGGACCCAAATGCTGA